TAGGAACCGGTCAGAACCCTTGTACAGGGCTGGCCGGTTCTTTTGCTATGGATAAGTCTAGCAACCAAATTGCTGGAAGTGCGGCGGATGATATTTACATGGCCCGGCAAAGTATGTATGATACTTGTATCACTATTGTATAGTTTTTGTATAATGTTTGAACGAAGGAGGATATCGCTTGATCCGAACCACAGATACCGCAAAAGTCGCAGTAATCGGCGCAGGGCCGGGCGGGCTGGCCGCCGCCATGCTGCTTGCCGCCGAAGGATATGAAGTAGATCTCTATGAACAGCAGGCGGCTGTTGGCGGAAGATCAGGAGAATTGAAGCTGGGAGACTACCGTTTTGACCGGGGAGCCACCTTCTTGATGATGCCTCATTTGCTGGAGGAGCTGTTCGCTCTGGCCGGGCGTTCTGTGCATGATTATGTTGCACTTACGCCGCTTGATCCGCTGTACTCTCTGCATTTTGGAGATACCGTATTTACGCCTTCTACGAACCAGGATCAGACGGCCGAGCAGATTGAGCGGCTGTTCCCCGGCAATGGCAGCGGCTACCGCAGATTCATGGCTGAGGAAGCCGGCAAGCTGGAGCGGGTGATTCCGCTGCTGCAGCGTCCATTTCAATCATTAGGAGATTATGTCAAAAGAGATGTGTTCCACGCACTGCCCAAGCTGAATGCTACAGACACTGTGTACAACCGGCTGTCCCGTTATTTCGATGATGAGCGGCTGCGGTTCTCGTTCACGTTCCAGGCCAAGTATCTGGGGATGTCGCCCTGGGAATGTCCGGGCACCTTCACGATTCTGTCGTACATGGAGCACCGTTACGGCCTGTACCATCCGGCGGGCGGAATTAACCGCGTGCTTCAGGCTATGGCTGAGGTCATCCAGGAGCATGGTGGGCGGGTCCATACCGCAAGCGGAGTGAAGCGCATTATCGTCAAGGACGGGCAGGCCGCAGGCTTGCTGCTGGAGAATGGGGAGAAGGTGGATGCGGATTATATTGTGATTGGAGCAGATTTTGGTTCTGCAATGACACAGTTGTTCGAGCCCGGACTTTTGAAGAAATATACGCCTGCCAAGATTGCCCGCAAAAGATATTCCTGCTCCACAGCTATGCTCTATCTCGGTGTGGATGGAGAGGTGGACCTGGGTCATCATTCGGTTCATTTCGCGGACGATTACCGGCGTAATGTCAGAGAGATCACCGAGCTGGGCGTGCTGTCGGAGGATGCTTCTATTTATATTCATAATCCGTCAGTTATCGATAAGACACTGGCGCCTCCCGGTAAGTCCTCGCTCTACGTGCTGATGCCGGTGCCTAATCTGAGTGCCGGTATCGACTGGGACCAGGAGCGTGCGGAGGTGGAGGACTGGATGATGGAGCGGCTGGAGCAGATTCCGCAGCTGGCCGGAATCGCCGGACGGGTGGAAGAGAGCCTGTTCTTCTCTCCGCTGGACTGGCAGAACCAGCAGAATGTATACAATGGAGCCACCTTCAATCTGGCCCATAATCTCGGGCAGATGATGCATCTGCGGCCGCATAATACCTTCGAGGAGGTACGCGGCATCTGGCTGGTCGGCGGGGGAACCCATCCGGGCAGCGGCCTGCCCACGATCTTTGAGTCGGCCAAGATCAGCACACGGCTGCTGCGGGAGCATGACCAGGCTGTACGGGGGCGGTTCACCGTACAGGCAGGCGCAGGCGCGGGGGTTCCGCTATGAGCCGCGTTGCCATTGTAGGCAGCGGAATCGGCGGGCTGACGGCAGCGCTGCTGCTTACCCGTCAGGGGCATGAGGTGATTATTTATGAACGGGCAGCCCAAGCAGGCGGCCGGGTGGCTTTTGAAGAGCAGGACGGCTACCGGATTGACCGCGGTCCTACCATTGTGCTGCTGCCGGAGATGCTTCTGGGTATTCTGGAGGAAGGCGGCCTTCCGCGATCCAGCCTGGAGCTGCTGCACTGTGATCCGCTCTACCGGGTTCACTTCAGAAGCGGGCGGGTGCTGACCAAATTCGCGGATGCTACGGCGCAGGCGGAGGAGATTGACCGGCTCTATCCCGGAGAGGGCAAGGGCTTCACCCGGTTCATGAAGGACATGTCGGTGCTGTATCCGCAGGGGCGGACCTCGTTCCTGGAGCGGGGATATGCAAGCGGGCGGGAATTCTTCAGTCCGGCTAACCTGTCGCTGATGGTCCGCCTGCGTGCTTACCGGAATCTGCGCTCTGCTATCGGCCAGTATTTCCGCAGTGAGGAGCTTAAGGATGCGTTCTCCCTTCAGAGCTTGTATATTGGAGGAGCACCCTTCCGTACACCTGGCATTTACACCATGCTTCCTTACGCCGAGCATGCCTTCGGCATCTGGATGCTGAAGGGCGGATATGGGACGCTGCCACAGATCATGGCCCGGGAGCTGGAAAACCGCGGGGTAGAGATTCATACGGGCACAGAGGTGGAATCCCTGATTGTTGAAGAGAGCCGCTGCTGCGGAGTTGTTGTTCAGGGGCAGTCAATTTCCTATGATGCCGTTCTGTACAATGGGGATTTCCCGAATGTCGAGCAATTGCTGCCTCCTGGTGTGTTCAAGCAGGAACAGGCACCGGTTGTGACGGCGAATATGGGCAGAGCCGTAACAGCTAAGGCCATAAAACGCGGCACCTGGAAGCCCTCCTCGGGCTGTCTGCTGATCTATGCAGCCACGGATAAGCGCTGGCCGGATTCGCTGGTGCACCAGTTCTTCCTGCCGGACAGTCTGAACAGCAGCCTTCACGAGCTGTTTGACCGGGGACAAATTCCCCAGGATTCATCTTATTATGTATTTAATCCGGCAGCACTGGACGATAGTGCAGCCCCTCCCGGACAGAGCGTGCTCTATTTCCTTGTTCCAGTCCCGGCGGCGCCGGACAAGAACTGGGAGGAAATAGCCGGAGCACTAGCCGATACAGTCATGTCGGATGCCGAGAAGCGGGGCTTCCCCGGGCTTACCGCGAGTGTGATCTGGCGCAGACTGAGAACGCCTGCCGATGCGGAGCAGGAAGGAATGTACGGCGGGGGCAGCTTCGGTATTGCACCGCTGCTGAGCCAGTCGGGAGTATTCCGGCCCCAGCCGAAGCCGTATCCGCTTAAGGGGTTCTATGCCGCTGGTGCTTCCGTCCATCCGGGCGGCGGTGTGCCGATTGTGATGCAGGGAGCGAAGCTTGCCGTTCAGGAAATGATAAAGGAGATGAGCGTACATGGATGAAAGGATACTGCAGCAATGTGAGGAACTGATGAAGAAAGGGTCCACTTCGTTCCATAAGGCGTTTGATGTTCTGCCAAGTCCCAGGCGAGAAGCGGTGCATGTTATTTATGCCTTCTGCCGGATTATAGACGATAGTGTGGATGAGCCGGAAGGCGCGCCGTACAGCATCCATGAGCTTCGGGAGCATTTCATGAATTTGGAGCAGGCGGACGGGCATTTCATCTGGCCGGCGCTGCGCTGGCTGTTCAGCAGCTTCCCGCAGCTTCAGCGTGAGCCGTTTCTATTGCAAATGGAGGGACAGCTTAGAGATCTTACCTTCACAGCCTATGACACGATGGAGCAGCTTAAGGATTATTGTTATCTTGTAGCGGGAACGGTAGGGGAGATGCTGCTGCCTGTTCTGCGGGAGGATCAGAGTGAAGCGGCACGGACCTCGGGAATTGCGCTGGGGATAGGAATGCAGCTGGTGAATATCATCCGCGATGTAGGTGAGGATCTCAGAAGAGGACGCAGATATGTGCCGCTTGAGGTGATGGACAGACATGGCTACAGCCAGCAGGAGCTGGAGGACGGAGAGGTCAATCACCGGTTCACCGCTGTTATTCAGGAGCTGCGGACAGAAGCGCTGGACTGGTTCCGGCAAGGACTTGCGCATGTGGATAGTTATCCTTTGGAGAGCGGTCTTGCCATTGAGCTTGCCGCATCCTTCTATGCTGCTATTCTGGATGCTGTGGAGGCAGACGGGTATGATGTTTTCCGCAAAAGATCCTATGTCAGCGATGAAGCCAAGCTTCAGCTGTTCCAGCGTACGGTCGTGCGTTATGCCGGTGTAAGAACTGCGGTGGTCTGACCATGGTCCGAACCCTTTTTTGGATCTGGTATGCCATCGGTGCGCTGCTCTTAATCGTGTTCGGAATTCCGGATAGTCTGAAGTTCTCTAACGGATTATTTCTCGTATTCTACGGTGCCTACGGGTTGGACTTAGTAATCAAGGGGCAATTCAAACCCTTCATGTCTGACTGGTCAGTCAATTCTTCAGGAGGCCGGATGACCAAGCGGTTCTGGTATGCGGCGGCTCTTATCTGGTTAGGCGGAATGGCGGTTGAATGGGTAGGCGTGCATTCCGGCCGGTTGTTTGGGGATTATAATTATTCTACTATTCTCGGGCCTTTATTATTTGGTGTGCCGGTTACCCTGGGCTTCGCCTGGATTGCTGTTGTCTGCAATGCCGTGCTGATCAGCCATAATTTCGGACAGCGGGGCCTCCGGCTCCTGCTGCTGCGGGCCGTGCAGGTGGGCTTCTGGACGGTCCTGATGGATCTGGTGCTTGACCCTGTTGCCCATGCCAGGAACTTCTGGCACTGGGAGGGCGGCGGGGGCTTTTATCAGGTGCCCTGGAGCAATTTCGGCGGGTGGCTGATTGCAGGTGCTGCCTTGTCTATGCTGCTCCCGGCCGTGCCGTTCACCCGCCTGGCTGCCCGCCGGGGCACCCGCCTGTATCAGGCGATCCTGATCCTGTTCGGCCTGATCAGCCTGACAGAGGGGCTGCCTGCCTGCGCGGTGATCGCTGTGGCAGGCGCTTTCTTAGCCGAAGGGAGTCTGCGCTATGCTGGAAGCCGTTCCATCGGGAAGATTTGACTGGTTATTCTACCGCTATAATTCCATGTATCTGCTCCGCAGACATTTCCACTTCATCGGAATCAGCGGAGAGCTTCAGCCCGCTGCCGCTGCGGGGCGGGGAATTCTCTACCTCATGAATCACAGCTCGTGGTGGGACGGCCTGCTGGCCTATCATGCCGTGGGGAAGCTGCCGGGGAAGCGTCATTATTTCATGATGGAAGAGGAGCAGCTGCGTAAGTATACCTTCTTCAGAAAGCTTGGCGCATATTCGATTGACCCCGGAAGTCCAGGAGATGCGCGGGCTTCCCTGCGCTATACAGCCGGGCTGCTGGAGGCGGGGGAGAGTGTCTGGATGTATCCTGAAGGGGAAATCCGGCCGCTGGAGCAACGGCCGCTGAGTCTGAAGGAAGGGGCTTCCTTGGCGCTGCGGCTCAGTCCGAGGGCGGCGGTAGTCCCAGTGACGCTATACCACGGCCTGTTCCGGCATACCAAGCCGGAAGCTACGCTGCTGGCCGGTGCGCCGCTGCTGCTCCCTTGGGCGGAGATGGACCGCTCGGCGATAGCCCGGCTGCTGGAGACTGTTCTTGGCGGACAACTGGAGTCCCACCGCTGCAAAGTGCTTAACCATCAAGGCTATATGCCGGATGAATTCCGGCCGCTCCTCCGCCGGGGGAGATCAACCAATGAATGGCTTGATCTGCTGCGGCCGGGCGGAGGGAGAGGATGAATGTGTTCTTTCAGGCTGTAACTGGTATGCTGCTGCTCCAGCTTTTGTTCGCAAGGTGGAATGCAGCGCAGCTCCCTAAGCTGGGGGCAGCGCCAGGAGCTAGAGCGGCACAGGTGCTGCCAGCACCGGCTTCCTCCCGGTCCTTGCGCTTGTCGGTGCTGATCCCCGCCCGGAATGAAGCGGATAATATTGGGGATTGTCTCACCTCCGTAATGGCCTCTTGCACCGGTAGTATCGGGGCAGAGATTATTGTGCTGGATGATTCATCGGCTGACGGAACGGGGGCTATTGCCGAAGAGACGGGCGGCGGCAGGGTACGCGTTCTGAAGGGAAGGCCGTTGCCAGAGGGCTGGCTGGGCAAGTCCCATGCCTGTGCGCAGCTTGCAGAAGCGGCAAGCGGGGACTGGCTGCTGTTCCTGGATGCAGATGTCCGTCTTCAGCAGGGGGCGCTTCAGGCGGCGCTCTCTGCTGCTGAAGCAGCGGGCGGCGGCATGATTACCGGCTTCCCCCGGCAGATGACCGGAACCTGGCTGGAGCGGCTGGTGGTTCCCCTGATGGTCTTCACCATCATCTGCCACCTGCCCATTCCGCTGGTCCGCGGCTCCAGAGATTCGCGCTTTGTTGCGGCGCATGGAGGCTTCATCCTGATTCACCGGGACAGTTATGACAGCTGCGGCGGGCATGAGGCCATCCGCAGTGAGCTGGTGGATGACATGGCGCTGGCCAGAGCTGTGAAACGTTCAGGGGGGACGGTGACGCTCATGGATGTTACAGAGCAGGTGTTCATGCGGATGTACCACAACGCCCGGCAAGTATGGAACGGCTACCGGAAGAATATCTATGCCGGTATCGGCCGCAACCCGTTGCTGCTGCTGGGTGTGCTTATTGTATATTTGTCGCTGTATGTGGTGCCAGCCGCCGCAGTTCTATACTATGGCTTAAGCGGAGAGCCAGGCGCGGCGCTGTGGCCTGCTGCTGCGCTGCTTGCCGGTCTGGCCGTGAAACGGACCAGTGATGCTGCCGGACGGCAGCCGTTCTGGTTCTGTCTCTTACTGCCGGCGAGTATACTCTGCCTGTCGCTGATTGCTGTGGCATCCTGGCGCGGAAGCCGCACGCGCGCAGGCTATGAATGGAAAGGAAGGCGTTATGGATGAAACCGAAGGCAGTCATCATAGGCGCCGGATTCGGGGGGCTGTCCTGTGCGGTCACCCTTGCCGCGCAGGGCTGGGAAGTCACTGTGCTGGAACGCCAGCAGCAGCCCGGCGGCAAGCTGCAGCGTGTGCAGGCAGGGGGTTATACCTTCGACCGCGGCCCAAGTACGATTACGATGCCCCATGTCTTCCGCTCGCTCTATGAGCTTGCGGGAGCCCGCATGGAGGATTATGTCCAGCTCTATGAGCTGGAGCCGCGCACCCGCAATGTTTTCGCAGACGGCAGGGTGGTTGATTTCTCACGGGATACCGGGCGAATGCTGGAGCAGATGGCCTCATATAGCCCGGCAGATGCTGCGAAGTTCCCGGAGTTTCTGGAGGAAGCCTCGCGGCTGTATCAGCTTAGCGAGAAGCAGTTCCTGAACAGGCTGCTGCTATCCTGGAGGGATAAGCTTTCCCCTTCACTTGTAAGGGATCTGGTGCGGGTCCGGCCTTTTCTCAGCCTGCATGACCTGCTGCTCCGCTACTTCAGCCATCCGAATACGCTGGCTATGCTAGGCCGCTATGCCACTTATGTCGGATCATCGCCGTATCGTTCCCCCTCCATCTTCGCCATGCTGGGTCATCTGGAGATTCAGGAAGGCGTATACGGGGTGAAGGGCGGCACCTATGAATTAATCAGCGGCCTCTCTTCACTCGCCCGGAATCTGGGCGTGCAGGTGATTACAGGCATAGAGGTAACAGGGATTTCCGTAGTCTCCGGTGCGGTAGAAGGTGTGGACACGGCGCAGGGCTTCTACCCGGCCAAGACTGTGATTGCCGGTGGCGATGTCCTGAGCATCAACCGGATGCTGTTGCCTGAAGCGGTTCGTCCGGGAATGACGGACCGCAGGATTGAAGCGTACGAGCCCTCTCTGTCCGGGCTGGTAACGCTGGCGGGCGTGCCGCGTACATATGATGCGCTGCTGCATCATACGGTGTTTTTCCCGGAGAACTATGAGCAGGAATTCAAGGACATCTTCGAACATAAGCGTCCTCCGCAGCAGCCTACAGTGTATGTATGCCACTCCGGTTATTCCGAGCCTGAGATGGCGCCTGCGGGCGGCAGTAACCTGTTCATTCTGGCTAATGCGCCTTATCTGAGCCCGGCGTGCGATTGGAGTGAGGAGCGGGATGCGTGCGGGGAGCGGGTATTGTCTGTGCTGGAGAGCCACGGTGTGAGCGGTCTGTCGTCCGCAGATGTGCTGGAGCGGTATACCCCGCAGGATATCGCCCGCGATACGCTGGCGCATCAGGGAGCCATTTACGGGATATCCTCCAATACGGTGAAGCAGACCTTTTCCCGTCCAGGCAACCGTTCCAGCGATGTTAAGGGACTGTGGTATGTGGGCGGAACCACGCATCCAGGCGGGGGAACCCCTGTGGTGTCCTTGTCCGGCAGGCTGGTGGGCGAATACATTTCAAGCCATATATGAAAAGTGAGCACCCCGCCAGCGTTCAACGGCCGAGCGGGGTTGAGCTATAGTTGTGCTATAATGGAAGGTAATTGTGGAGCGGGATATATAGCAAGTGGAGACGGTTTCGCCGCCTTCTAGGGGCATCGGTCTTTGAGTAACTCGTAGAGTGACTTTGTTGCTATTTGTTGCTAAATGTATGCTAAAAACCGAATACAATCGGCTGGTATAACGGCGTATGGCCGAATGTGTGTGGAAAACAGCATACATTGTGCTCGGAGGCAGGCACAAGGTCTGAATGTATGTGGAAAACAGCATACATTGTACTCGCACGCAGGCGTATGGCCGAATGTATGTGGAAAACAGCATACATAGTGCTTGCAGGCAGGCACAAGGTCTGAATGTGTGTGGAAAACAGCATACATTGTACTCGCACGCAGGCGTATGGCCGAATGTATGTGGAAAACAGCATACATTCTCCGCACGGTGATGTTGGTTTGAAAATAGTGCAGCAGAAACGGAGGAAGACAGCATGAATGATATGCCGCGAAACGGTGTGCCGCAGAGCGCTGTGGAGCCGTCAGGCACAGGGCCTCAGCCAGGGCAGGAGGCAGCAGGCTTAGGTCTTGCCGGACATAAATCTCTGCTGCCCGACTCCAGAACCGGAGAACGGAAGATTGAGCATGTACGGCTCTGCCTGAATGAAGATGTGGCCGGCAGTGGAATTACGACCGGGTTCGAGCAGTACCGGTTCCGCCATAACGCGCTGCCGGAGCTGGATTATGATACTATCTCACTGGATACTGAATTCTTAGGCCGTGCGCTGCGTACCCCGCTGTTGATCAGCTCTATGACCGGGGGAAGCGCGGCTACAGGGAAGATCAATGAGCGGCTGGCCGAAGCGGCGGAGCGCCGGGGCTGGGCGCTGGGAGTCGGCTCGGTGCGCGCGGCTGTAGAACGCGCGGAGCTGGCGGCTACCTTCCATGTGCGGGCCAATGCCCCCGCGATTCCGGTTATTGCAAATGTTGGAGCTGTGCAGCTCGCGTACGGCTTCGGGGTAGAAGAATGCCGCCGGGCGGTTGAGATTGCCGGAGCGGACTGGCTGGTTCTCCATTTGAACGGGCTGCAGGAGGTATTCCAGCCCGAGGGTGACACCGGCTTCGGTTCCCTGCTGAAGCGGATAGAGGCATTATGCCGGAGCCTTGAGATTCCAGTGGGGATCAAGGAGGTCGGCTGGGGGATTGACGGCGATACCGCCGCCCGGCTATATCAGGCTGGCGCTGCCTTCATTGATGTCGCCGGAGCAGGCGGCACTTCCTGGAGCCAGGTAGAGAAGTTCCGCAGCATCGATCCGGTGCGGCGTGCGGCAGCGGAGGCCTTCGCCGACTGGGGCATTCCCACGGCGGAGTGCATTGCCGAGGTCCGCGCGGTCTCTCCGCACGGGGCATTGATCGGCAGCGGCGGGTTGAAGAACGGCGTTGATGCCGCCAAGGCGCTGGCTCTTGGCGCGGATCTGGCGGGCTTCGGACGGGGACTGCTGGGTCCGGCCGTCAGCTCCGAGGAGGCGCTGGATCAGGCGCTGGCCCAGGTAGAGCTGGAGCTGCGGACAGTGATGTTCGGCATCGGCGCGCCGGATCTTGCCGCATTGCGCGGAACGCCGCGTCTGGTCCGGCGCTGATGCCAGGCTTGCTTTTATAATCAGAACCGAAGGAAGGTATGTATCCAAATGACGATTACACTAATCCCGATGGACGAAACTGCGTTTCAGTCGTTCTTGAAGCAATCTACCCGCGACTACGCAGAAGAGAAAGTACAAGCCGGTGCCTGGGATGCAGATACAGCGTTAGCGCAGGCCCAGGAATCGATGAATCGCTACCTGCCGCAAGGCCTCAATACGGCGGGAGCTTATTTCTATTCGGTAGTAGAGGAGACTTCGGGGACTGAGGCCGGTTATCTCTGGTTCAACGTGACCGAGAACCGCGGGGTGCGGGAGGCGTTCATTTATGACATTTATATCTTCGAGCCGTTCCAGGGCCGGGGCTATGGCAAGCAGACACTGCTCCTGTTGGATGAAGAAGCCCGGAAGCTGAAGGCGGCCAAGATCGGCCTGCATGTCTTCGGTCACAACGAACGCGCCTTCGGGCTATATAAGAAAATGGGCTTCCAGGTTACAGACATCACGATGTCCAAGACGTTGTAGGCTGCAGGCGGAAAGTAGCACAAGGCAGGCATAAGGTTCTGCATAGCACCAGCCAAAGTAACTGGACTCCTCAAGGAGTCTTTTTGCTTAAAGGGGCAGTGTTCGGGAGTAAGTGCGGCGGTGTGTGAGCCAAGGATTCACGGAAAAACGGATAAAATGGGACTGGTGCAGCGTGTAGTCGAAATGTAATCGAAAAACCGACCACAATTGGAGCGGGCATGCACAGTAGGCTGGATGTAATCGAAAAACCGATTACAATTGGAGCGGACGCGCCGTGTAGGCTGGATATAGTCGAAAAACCGATTACAATTGGAGCGGGCATGCCAAGTAGGCTGGATATAATCAAAAAACCGATTACAATTGGAGCGGACGCGCCGTGTAGGCTGGATGTAATCGAAAAACCGATTACAATTGGAGCGGACGCGCCGTGTAGGCTGGATGTAGTCGAAAAACCGACCACAATGGGCTAGGGTGAGGCGTGTGGGCCAAATGTACGCAATAACCCGAACATAATGGACAGCGCCAAGTAAATATTTTTTACCCGGTAAGATGAGTTTGTTCGCTTGCCCTTGACATCCGCTGTTGCTGGAGAATTTGTTCTAATATATAATGGTTTGAGATCAGTTCGGGATTTCATGCGGTGATCAAACCAACCGAAAATAGGAGTTGTCATATAAATGGCTTTGAAAGCAGGTATCGTTGGACTTCCCAACGTAGGCAAATCGACATTATTCAATGCAATTACACAAGCGGGCGCAGAATCCGCCAACTATCCGTTCTGCACCATCGACCCGAACGTCGGGGTTGTAGAAGTACCGGACGAACGTCTGGATAAGCTGGTAGAGCTGGTACAGCCGAACAAGACGGTTCCGACCGCTTTTGAATTCGTCGATATTGCAGGACTGGTGCGCGGCGCGAGCAAGGGCGAAGGCCTGGGCAACAAGTTCCTGGCCCATATCCGCGAGGTGGATGCCATTGTTCATGTGGTGCGCTGCTTCGTTGATGAGAACGTGACCCATGTAGACGGCAAGGTGAATCCGATCAGCGACATCCAGACGATTAACCTGGAGCTGATTCTGGCTGACCTGGAGAGCGTGGAGAAACGGATTGAGCGTTCCCGCAAAAACATCAAGGGCGGCGACAAGAAATACGCCCAGGAAGTAGAAGTACTCGAGCGCGTGAAGGAAGCCCTGTATCAGGACCAGCCTGCACGCAGTCTGGAGTTGTCTGACGATGAGCGTCTGATCGTGCGTGATCTTCACCTGCTCACCCTGAAGCCGGTGCTGTATGCGGCGAATGTGGGCGAGGATGAAGTGGCGACTGCCGAGGAGAATCCTTATGTGCAGCAGGTCCGTGAATTCGCAGCAGCCGAGAATGCTGAAGTCGTGCCGATCAGTGCGAAGGTGGAAGCGGAGATTGCAGAGCTGGAAGGCGAAGACAAGGCGATGTTCCTTGAGGAGCTGGGGCTGCAGGAATCCGGGCTTAACCGTCTGATCAAAGCGGCTTACAAGCTGCTGGGCCTGTACACTTATTTCACTGCGGGCGTTCAAGAGGTTCGTGCCTGGACCATCCGCAAGGGCACCAAGGCCCCTGGAGCAGCGGGCGTGATTCATACGGACTTCGAGCGCGGGTTTATCCGGGCGGAGGTTGTAGCCTACACCGATCTGGTGGCGGCAGGTTCAATGAACGGTGCCAAGGAACGCGGGCAGCTGCGTCTGGAAGGTAAGGAATATTTGGTGCAGGACGGCGACGTTATGCATTTCCGGTTCAACGTATAGATACTTTTCGCTTATTATAGAGAGGCCATTCAGGGGTAGAGGTTTGCTTGCTGGATGGTTTCTTTGCGTCATCTGAATCATTTTCAAAAGATTTCCCCATCCCCGCCGCCGGCAGTGTAGCCAATTGAAGCTTGTGGTGGTATAATATAAAGTCGTATATCTACTTCAGTTGTAGCAACAATTTAAAGTAATATTGAACGAAGAATTTGAATCAGGAGAGGTGAATTCCCTTGTTGGACCGATTGCAATCCCTGGCGGACCGCTATGAGAAACTCAGTGAACTGCTATGTGACC
The window above is part of the Paenibacillus sp. FSL H8-0048 genome. Proteins encoded here:
- a CDS encoding phytoene desaturase family protein; this encodes MIRTTDTAKVAVIGAGPGGLAAAMLLAAEGYEVDLYEQQAAVGGRSGELKLGDYRFDRGATFLMMPHLLEELFALAGRSVHDYVALTPLDPLYSLHFGDTVFTPSTNQDQTAEQIERLFPGNGSGYRRFMAEEAGKLERVIPLLQRPFQSLGDYVKRDVFHALPKLNATDTVYNRLSRYFDDERLRFSFTFQAKYLGMSPWECPGTFTILSYMEHRYGLYHPAGGINRVLQAMAEVIQEHGGRVHTASGVKRIIVKDGQAAGLLLENGEKVDADYIVIGADFGSAMTQLFEPGLLKKYTPAKIARKRYSCSTAMLYLGVDGEVDLGHHSVHFADDYRRNVREITELGVLSEDASIYIHNPSVIDKTLAPPGKSSLYVLMPVPNLSAGIDWDQERAEVEDWMMERLEQIPQLAGIAGRVEESLFFSPLDWQNQQNVYNGATFNLAHNLGQMMHLRPHNTFEEVRGIWLVGGGTHPGSGLPTIFESAKISTRLLREHDQAVRGRFTVQAGAGAGVPL
- a CDS encoding phytoene desaturase family protein yields the protein MSRVAIVGSGIGGLTAALLLTRQGHEVIIYERAAQAGGRVAFEEQDGYRIDRGPTIVLLPEMLLGILEEGGLPRSSLELLHCDPLYRVHFRSGRVLTKFADATAQAEEIDRLYPGEGKGFTRFMKDMSVLYPQGRTSFLERGYASGREFFSPANLSLMVRLRAYRNLRSAIGQYFRSEELKDAFSLQSLYIGGAPFRTPGIYTMLPYAEHAFGIWMLKGGYGTLPQIMARELENRGVEIHTGTEVESLIVEESRCCGVVVQGQSISYDAVLYNGDFPNVEQLLPPGVFKQEQAPVVTANMGRAVTAKAIKRGTWKPSSGCLLIYAATDKRWPDSLVHQFFLPDSLNSSLHELFDRGQIPQDSSYYVFNPAALDDSAAPPGQSVLYFLVPVPAAPDKNWEEIAGALADTVMSDAEKRGFPGLTASVIWRRLRTPADAEQEGMYGGGSFGIAPLLSQSGVFRPQPKPYPLKGFYAAGASVHPGGGVPIVMQGAKLAVQEMIKEMSVHG
- a CDS encoding phytoene/squalene synthase family protein, yielding MDERILQQCEELMKKGSTSFHKAFDVLPSPRREAVHVIYAFCRIIDDSVDEPEGAPYSIHELREHFMNLEQADGHFIWPALRWLFSSFPQLQREPFLLQMEGQLRDLTFTAYDTMEQLKDYCYLVAGTVGEMLLPVLREDQSEAARTSGIALGIGMQLVNIIRDVGEDLRRGRRYVPLEVMDRHGYSQQELEDGEVNHRFTAVIQELRTEALDWFRQGLAHVDSYPLESGLAIELAASFYAAILDAVEADGYDVFRKRSYVSDEAKLQLFQRTVVRYAGVRTAVV
- a CDS encoding carotenoid biosynthesis protein; the protein is MVRTLFWIWYAIGALLLIVFGIPDSLKFSNGLFLVFYGAYGLDLVIKGQFKPFMSDWSVNSSGGRMTKRFWYAAALIWLGGMAVEWVGVHSGRLFGDYNYSTILGPLLFGVPVTLGFAWIAVVCNAVLISHNFGQRGLRLLLLRAVQVGFWTVLMDLVLDPVAHARNFWHWEGGGGFYQVPWSNFGGWLIAGAALSMLLPAVPFTRLAARRGTRLYQAILILFGLISLTEGLPACAVIAVAGAFLAEGSLRYAGSRSIGKI
- a CDS encoding lysophospholipid acyltransferase family protein; the protein is MLEAVPSGRFDWLFYRYNSMYLLRRHFHFIGISGELQPAAAAGRGILYLMNHSSWWDGLLAYHAVGKLPGKRHYFMMEEEQLRKYTFFRKLGAYSIDPGSPGDARASLRYTAGLLEAGESVWMYPEGEIRPLEQRPLSLKEGASLALRLSPRAAVVPVTLYHGLFRHTKPEATLLAGAPLLLPWAEMDRSAIARLLETVLGGQLESHRCKVLNHQGYMPDEFRPLLRRGRSTNEWLDLLRPGGGRG
- a CDS encoding glycosyltransferase is translated as MNVFFQAVTGMLLLQLLFARWNAAQLPKLGAAPGARAAQVLPAPASSRSLRLSVLIPARNEADNIGDCLTSVMASCTGSIGAEIIVLDDSSADGTGAIAEETGGGRVRVLKGRPLPEGWLGKSHACAQLAEAASGDWLLFLDADVRLQQGALQAALSAAEAAGGGMITGFPRQMTGTWLERLVVPLMVFTIICHLPIPLVRGSRDSRFVAAHGGFILIHRDSYDSCGGHEAIRSELVDDMALARAVKRSGGTVTLMDVTEQVFMRMYHNARQVWNGYRKNIYAGIGRNPLLLLGVLIVYLSLYVVPAAAVLYYGLSGEPGAALWPAAALLAGLAVKRTSDAAGRQPFWFCLLLPASILCLSLIAVASWRGSRTRAGYEWKGRRYG
- a CDS encoding phytoene desaturase family protein is translated as MKPKAVIIGAGFGGLSCAVTLAAQGWEVTVLERQQQPGGKLQRVQAGGYTFDRGPSTITMPHVFRSLYELAGARMEDYVQLYELEPRTRNVFADGRVVDFSRDTGRMLEQMASYSPADAAKFPEFLEEASRLYQLSEKQFLNRLLLSWRDKLSPSLVRDLVRVRPFLSLHDLLLRYFSHPNTLAMLGRYATYVGSSPYRSPSIFAMLGHLEIQEGVYGVKGGTYELISGLSSLARNLGVQVITGIEVTGISVVSGAVEGVDTAQGFYPAKTVIAGGDVLSINRMLLPEAVRPGMTDRRIEAYEPSLSGLVTLAGVPRTYDALLHHTVFFPENYEQEFKDIFEHKRPPQQPTVYVCHSGYSEPEMAPAGGSNLFILANAPYLSPACDWSEERDACGERVLSVLESHGVSGLSSADVLERYTPQDIARDTLAHQGAIYGISSNTVKQTFSRPGNRSSDVKGLWYVGGTTHPGGGTPVVSLSGRLVGEYISSHI
- the fni gene encoding type 2 isopentenyl-diphosphate Delta-isomerase encodes the protein MNDMPRNGVPQSAVEPSGTGPQPGQEAAGLGLAGHKSLLPDSRTGERKIEHVRLCLNEDVAGSGITTGFEQYRFRHNALPELDYDTISLDTEFLGRALRTPLLISSMTGGSAATGKINERLAEAAERRGWALGVGSVRAAVERAELAATFHVRANAPAIPVIANVGAVQLAYGFGVEECRRAVEIAGADWLVLHLNGLQEVFQPEGDTGFGSLLKRIEALCRSLEIPVGIKEVGWGIDGDTAARLYQAGAAFIDVAGAGGTSWSQVEKFRSIDPVRRAAAEAFADWGIPTAECIAEVRAVSPHGALIGSGGLKNGVDAAKALALGADLAGFGRGLLGPAVSSEEALDQALAQVELELRTVMFGIGAPDLAALRGTPRLVRR